The Bacillus sp. (in: firmicutes) genome has a window encoding:
- a CDS encoding DUF3445 domain-containing protein translates to MNTLKDFPFPFTKSSYQYSNNSKQVFPPRCLTVTDKYKEEIELKRKLLTQHNERCYQSLPHSIEAQWEIMMVLMEELATYEPSCFSFERKGNEYRFVNHLLEEETFIFRDMKTISLEPLDLIGRHTQEDLILMGDRDADLYLDAGQLCFPSNWSLCFTLGMDFKSIHFPVPGISENNFIDKVQRFIKHIRPGHTWERKNWSITIGSKLDTPLETYSEWGTRRLEVTAENAGELVHLRVEVQRLHRLPISNDVLFTIHTHLLPVKALQANREWLQLFYQNIKSLPADICEYKGIYMFQQPLLAYLENMFMKE, encoded by the coding sequence TAACGGTTACGGATAAGTATAAGGAAGAAATCGAGTTAAAAAGAAAGCTGTTAACTCAACATAATGAAAGGTGTTATCAATCATTGCCGCACTCCATAGAAGCTCAATGGGAAATTATGATGGTACTTATGGAGGAACTGGCAACATATGAGCCATCATGTTTTTCGTTTGAAAGGAAAGGGAACGAGTATCGTTTTGTCAATCATCTTTTAGAAGAAGAAACATTTATTTTTCGTGATATGAAGACCATCAGTCTTGAACCGCTTGACCTGATCGGACGTCATACCCAAGAAGATCTGATTCTGATGGGTGACCGTGATGCTGATCTGTATTTGGATGCCGGCCAGTTATGTTTCCCGTCTAATTGGTCATTATGTTTCACTTTAGGTATGGACTTTAAGTCGATTCATTTTCCTGTTCCTGGTATTTCCGAAAATAACTTTATCGATAAAGTACAGCGCTTTATTAAACATATTCGACCGGGTCATACATGGGAACGGAAAAATTGGTCCATCACCATCGGGTCTAAGCTTGATACTCCTTTAGAAACCTACTCGGAATGGGGAACTCGCCGGTTGGAAGTGACCGCTGAAAATGCGGGAGAGTTAGTCCATCTGAGAGTGGAGGTTCAACGACTTCACCGTCTTCCGATATCCAATGATGTGTTGTTTACGATACACACGCATTTGTTACCTGTTAAGGCATTACAGGCAAACCGCGAATGGCTGCAATTGTTCTATCAAAATATCAAATCCTTGCCGGCAGACATTTGTGAATATAAAGGAATTTACATGTTCCAACAACCGTTACTCGCTTATTTGGAAAATATGTTCATGAAGGAATGA